A part of Roseitalea porphyridii genomic DNA contains:
- a CDS encoding 3-methyl-2-oxobutanoate hydroxymethyltransferase, which produces MKAEVHDLVATKGKRQLTELNVASPEHAAAAEAAGIEIIVSGRTHLRQALRAAAPDTHFCFGLIYGDHVNADQAKRAAFDALADGADSIYCAMHFDIVEAMAREGIPVVGHVGLVPQKARWTGLRAVGRTAEEAIGIAEDVRRYENAGAFAVEMEVVPPPVAEAISRSTPLVVISMGSGPGCDVQYLFASDILGETSGPIPRHARTYRDFRAEYDRLHSERIAAFTEFRRDVDSGAFPDESETVVMAPGQWERFAEALAERTN; this is translated from the coding sequence ATGAAGGCGGAAGTGCATGACCTGGTCGCCACAAAAGGCAAGCGGCAGCTTACCGAGCTCAATGTCGCGTCGCCCGAGCATGCCGCGGCCGCCGAAGCGGCCGGCATCGAGATCATCGTGTCGGGACGGACGCACCTGCGACAGGCACTGCGTGCCGCCGCGCCCGACACGCATTTCTGCTTCGGGCTCATCTATGGCGACCACGTCAATGCCGACCAGGCCAAGCGCGCCGCCTTCGATGCCCTCGCCGACGGCGCCGATTCGATCTATTGCGCCATGCACTTCGACATTGTCGAGGCGATGGCCCGCGAAGGCATACCCGTTGTCGGACATGTCGGCCTGGTGCCGCAAAAGGCTCGGTGGACAGGCCTGCGCGCGGTCGGCAGGACGGCCGAGGAAGCGATCGGCATCGCCGAGGACGTGCGCCGCTACGAGAATGCCGGCGCCTTTGCCGTGGAGATGGAGGTTGTGCCGCCACCGGTCGCCGAGGCGATCAGCCGGTCGACGCCGCTGGTCGTCATTTCGATGGGGTCGGGACCGGGCTGCGATGTGCAGTATCTGTTCGCCTCGGACATTCTGGGCGAAACGTCCGGCCCCATACCGCGCCATGCTCGGACCTACCGCGACTTCCGCGCCGAATATGATCGCCTGCACAGCGAGCGGATCGCCGCCTTCACCGAATTCCGGCGCGATGTCGATTCCGGCGCTTTTCCAGATGAAAGCGAGACGGTTGTGATGGCGCCGGGCCAATGGGAGCGCTTTGCCGAAGCGCTCGCCGAACGCACGAACTGA
- a CDS encoding fatty acid desaturase family protein — protein MAILDLIKFPTERDYSLTGPEAQRAIENGLAGAEWYRTPIDRKTMKALMRRSDGPALRDTALWFALLALTGAGGIVLWGSWWAVPFFIAYGVLYGSAADSRWHECGHRTAFKTVWMNDAVYQIASFMMMRNPVVWRWSHTRHHTDTIIVGRDPEISGMRPPQLIVIGLNLLGLVSAPQSFAALARNAMGRLSPDEADFVPESERPKAYWIARAHMAIYAATLVACLAIGSILPAMLIGLPRLYGTWLLLVLGLPQHLGLAEDVLDHRLNARTVLMNPVLRFLYWNMNFHMEHHMYPMVPYHALPRLHEAVKHDCPPPSPSLYAAWREIIPCVLRQLRDPHHFIRPQLPDGAGPARQSPPLAAE, from the coding sequence ATGGCAATTCTCGACCTGATCAAGTTCCCCACCGAACGCGACTACAGCCTGACCGGCCCCGAAGCGCAGCGGGCGATCGAAAACGGTCTGGCCGGCGCCGAATGGTATCGCACGCCGATCGATCGCAAGACGATGAAGGCGCTGATGCGCCGCAGCGACGGCCCGGCCCTGCGCGACACCGCCCTGTGGTTCGCCCTGCTGGCGCTTACCGGCGCGGGCGGCATCGTCCTTTGGGGCTCATGGTGGGCCGTACCCTTCTTCATCGCCTATGGCGTGCTTTACGGCTCGGCCGCCGATTCGCGCTGGCACGAATGCGGCCATCGCACCGCCTTCAAGACCGTCTGGATGAATGATGCGGTCTACCAGATCGCCAGCTTCATGATGATGCGCAATCCGGTGGTCTGGCGGTGGTCGCACACGCGCCACCATACCGACACGATCATCGTCGGCCGCGACCCGGAGATCAGCGGCATGCGGCCGCCGCAGCTGATCGTCATCGGGCTCAACCTGCTCGGTCTTGTAAGCGCCCCGCAGAGCTTCGCCGCGCTGGCGCGCAATGCGATGGGCCGGCTGTCCCCCGACGAGGCCGACTTCGTGCCCGAGAGCGAACGGCCGAAAGCGTACTGGATCGCCCGGGCGCACATGGCGATCTACGCGGCCACGCTGGTCGCCTGTCTGGCGATTGGGTCGATCCTGCCCGCGATGCTGATCGGCCTGCCGCGTCTTTACGGCACATGGCTGCTGCTGGTTCTCGGTCTGCCGCAGCATCTCGGACTGGCCGAAGACGTGCTGGATCATCGTCTGAACGCACGTACCGTCCTGATGAACCCGGTGCTGCGTTTCCTCTATTGGAACATGAACTTCCACATGGAGCACCACATGTACCCCATGGTGCCCTATCACGCGCTGCCGCGCCTGCACGAAGCGGTGAAGCACGATTGCCCGCCGCCCTCGCCCTCGCTCTATGCCGCCTGGCGCGAGATCATTCCCTGCGTGCTGCGGCAATTGCGCGATCCGCACCATTTCATCCGCCCTCAACTGCCCGACGGCGCCGGTCCGGCACGGCAGTCGCCGCCGCTCGCCGCCGAATAG
- a CDS encoding MocE family 2Fe-2S type ferredoxin, which produces MPAIDACALDDIEEEDLIRFDHGGKTYAIYRMFGEEVFCTDGLCTHEQVHLEDGLVMDYVIECPRHNGRFDIRTGAAKGAPACIDLATYPARVEGGRVIVELPA; this is translated from the coding sequence ATGCCCGCAATCGACGCGTGCGCGCTGGACGACATCGAGGAAGAAGACCTGATCCGGTTCGACCATGGCGGCAAGACCTATGCCATCTATCGCATGTTCGGCGAGGAGGTGTTCTGCACCGATGGTCTGTGCACGCATGAACAGGTTCATCTCGAGGATGGACTCGTGATGGACTATGTCATCGAATGTCCGCGCCACAATGGCCGCTTCGACATCCGCACCGGCGCCGCCAAGGGTGCGCCGGCCTGTATCGATCTTGCCACCTACCCGGCCCGCGTCGAAGGCGGACGGGTGATCGTCGAGTTGCCCGCTTGA
- a CDS encoding glycoside hydrolase family 31 protein, translating to MSAPSARPAEADAPFRQDGGALLCRFGGETLRIEPWGADAIRVRARPGLEIVEPHVSALLDPAAQAPAAISVSPRSAEITNGRIRAELTIVERYGADVKREVVIRFVRADTGEELLAETRSHFAGPKTRNFKALASGSWRLETSFKARDDEHIWGLGQPQHGRMDLKGTSTTLLQQNAHAVIPFVVSSLGYGFLWNNPAVGRAEFATNITRWTAEATGGLDYWVVAGDGPAEIVRAYHDATGHSPDIPDWALGFWQCKLRYRNQGELLEVAREYRRRGLPLACIVIDFFHWTRQGEWRFDPADWPDPKAMVDELRAMGVETMVSIWPTVSAASDHYRTMTERGLFLTTERGVAAVIPFPDKDPFGPGFFTYYDAFNPEARDFHWDLVRRNYLDNGIEHFWLDACEPEMRPAHPENVRTALGNGAEMLCAYPLAHAQRYRQGLDAEGRNGILLCRSAWAGSQRHGVILWSGDVWSDWEWFRAQIPAGLHAGMAGMGWWTTDIGGFYDGHGGSDAFRELLVRWFEFGVFSPICRLHGFRVPEGVPPPEKGERVSYGQDTFNIFTNTGGPNEIWSYGAEVEGVLTQLLRVREALRPYLADCFAHFARTGDPMMAPVFYHFPRQTDAMADATRYMLGPDILVAPVLHPDVSEITVALPAGETWLHAWSGAEHAGGSSVTVPCPWGQCPVFVRKAAAARFGEAFPMLKQSQ from the coding sequence TTGAGTGCGCCGTCGGCGCGCCCCGCCGAGGCCGACGCGCCGTTCCGGCAGGACGGCGGAGCACTCCTGTGCCGCTTCGGCGGCGAGACATTGCGGATTGAACCGTGGGGCGCGGACGCGATCCGCGTCCGCGCCCGGCCTGGCCTTGAGATTGTCGAGCCCCACGTCAGCGCCCTGCTCGATCCCGCGGCACAGGCGCCCGCCGCGATCAGTGTCAGCCCACGCTCGGCCGAGATCACCAATGGCCGCATCAGGGCCGAACTGACCATCGTCGAGCGCTACGGCGCCGATGTGAAACGGGAGGTGGTCATCCGCTTCGTGCGCGCCGATACGGGCGAGGAGCTTCTGGCCGAGACGCGCTCCCATTTCGCCGGCCCGAAAACGCGAAACTTCAAGGCGCTGGCTTCGGGATCATGGAGGCTGGAGACATCGTTCAAGGCCCGCGATGACGAGCATATTTGGGGTCTCGGCCAGCCGCAGCACGGCCGGATGGACCTCAAGGGCACCTCGACGACGCTGCTGCAGCAGAACGCCCACGCCGTCATCCCCTTCGTCGTCTCGTCGCTCGGATATGGTTTCCTCTGGAACAATCCCGCCGTCGGCCGTGCCGAATTCGCCACCAACATCACCCGCTGGACGGCGGAGGCAACGGGGGGGCTCGACTATTGGGTGGTCGCCGGCGACGGCCCGGCCGAGATCGTCCGCGCCTATCACGACGCAACCGGTCATTCGCCCGACATTCCCGATTGGGCGCTCGGTTTCTGGCAGTGCAAGCTGCGCTATCGCAATCAGGGCGAACTGCTCGAGGTGGCGCGCGAGTACAGGCGGCGCGGCCTTCCCCTCGCCTGCATCGTCATCGATTTCTTCCACTGGACCCGCCAGGGCGAATGGCGGTTCGATCCGGCGGACTGGCCCGACCCGAAAGCCATGGTGGACGAACTGCGTGCGATGGGCGTCGAAACCATGGTCTCAATCTGGCCGACCGTGTCGGCAGCCTCCGATCACTACCGCACGATGACCGAACGGGGGCTTTTTCTGACCACCGAGCGCGGCGTGGCGGCGGTCATTCCGTTCCCGGACAAGGATCCGTTTGGTCCGGGTTTCTTCACCTATTACGACGCCTTCAATCCGGAGGCCCGCGACTTCCACTGGGACCTCGTCCGGCGCAACTATCTCGACAATGGCATCGAGCATTTCTGGCTGGATGCGTGCGAGCCGGAGATGCGTCCCGCCCATCCCGAAAATGTCCGCACGGCGCTTGGCAACGGCGCCGAGATGCTATGCGCCTATCCGCTGGCCCACGCGCAGCGCTATCGCCAGGGGCTTGACGCCGAGGGCCGCAACGGCATCCTCCTGTGCCGGTCGGCCTGGGCCGGTTCGCAGCGCCACGGCGTCATCCTGTGGTCAGGCGACGTGTGGTCGGACTGGGAATGGTTCCGCGCACAGATCCCGGCGGGCCTGCATGCGGGCATGGCCGGCATGGGCTGGTGGACCACCGACATCGGTGGCTTCTATGACGGCCATGGCGGCTCGGACGCGTTTCGCGAACTGCTCGTACGCTGGTTCGAATTCGGTGTTTTCTCACCGATCTGTCGCCTGCACGGCTTCCGCGTACCCGAAGGCGTACCGCCGCCCGAAAAGGGCGAGAGGGTCAGCTACGGCCAGGACACGTTCAATATCTTCACCAATACTGGCGGGCCCAACGAGATCTGGTCCTACGGCGCCGAGGTCGAGGGTGTGCTGACCCAATTGCTGCGCGTGCGCGAGGCGCTGCGGCCCTACCTCGCCGATTGTTTCGCCCACTTCGCGCGAACCGGCGATCCGATGATGGCGCCGGTCTTCTACCATTTCCCGCGGCAAACCGACGCCATGGCCGACGCAACGCGCTACATGCTCGGCCCTGACATTCTGGTCGCACCGGTGCTGCATCCCGACGTCAGCGAGATCACCGTGGCCCTGCCCGCCGGCGAAACATGGTTGCACGCCTGGAGCGGTGCGGAACATGCGGGCGGTTCAAGCGTCACGGTGCCATGTCCGTGGGGCCAGTGTCCGGTCTTCGTGCGCAAGGCAGCAGCGGCCCGGTTCGGCGAGGCTTTTCCGATGCTCAAGCAGTCGCAATAG
- a CDS encoding Lrp/AsnC family transcriptional regulator: MTKLEEPDRRILIELQRDGRLSNAELSQRVGMSSSPCWRRVKRLEEDAVIVGYRASLSPSALGLGLIAFVSVKIGAHSDDEAEAFGRAVQNVPEIVACYSITGAADFLLQIVTADLESYAMLSAKVLRRLPGIKEMNSSLMLTEVKAFKGFPIQAGGVRS; the protein is encoded by the coding sequence ATGACCAAACTGGAAGAACCGGACCGCCGCATCCTTATCGAACTGCAGAGGGACGGGCGTCTGAGCAATGCCGAGCTTTCCCAGCGGGTCGGGATGTCGTCTTCGCCGTGCTGGCGCCGGGTCAAAAGGCTGGAGGAAGACGCGGTCATCGTGGGCTATCGGGCATCCCTGAGCCCGTCGGCTCTGGGGCTGGGCCTGATCGCCTTCGTGTCGGTCAAGATCGGTGCCCATTCGGACGACGAGGCCGAGGCGTTCGGTCGCGCCGTCCAGAATGTGCCGGAAATCGTCGCCTGCTACTCGATCACCGGGGCAGCCGACTTCCTTCTGCAGATCGTGACGGCGGATCTGGAAAGCTATGCAATGCTCTCGGCCAAGGTTCTGCGACGGCTGCCCGGGATCAAGGAAATGAACAGCAGCCTGATGCTCACTGAGGTCAAGGCGTTCAAGGGGTTCCCGATCCAGGCGGGAGGGGTCCGATCGTAG
- a CDS encoding alpha/beta fold hydrolase, protein MKTHSIAVAGNTTLFVRDAGEGRPLLFVPGWTFGHDVFGAQQAGLSDSHRVITYDPRGTGRSPATLMGNTYAQHGDDLAALIETLELDDVIVVAWSYGSNAAYAYLRAHGHDRIGGLAILDESPKPMRDAEMGWGEGSAAELSAYLGMLRGGHAEFMSGYAPTMISRETTAEEMDRILASSQSTEPHVAWALFADGALADWREEARAIARARPYWNVVSEGHKDAASAWLSENAPAGKLSVYPSHMMFWEFPDRFNQDLRAFAAEGGNGS, encoded by the coding sequence ATGAAGACGCACAGCATTGCCGTTGCAGGAAACACGACACTGTTCGTCCGCGACGCCGGCGAGGGGCGTCCGCTCCTGTTCGTGCCGGGCTGGACCTTCGGGCACGACGTGTTCGGAGCCCAGCAGGCCGGCTTGTCGGACAGCCATCGCGTCATCACCTACGATCCGCGCGGGACCGGGCGATCGCCCGCCACGCTGATGGGCAACACCTACGCCCAGCACGGTGACGATCTCGCAGCCCTGATCGAGACGCTGGAGCTGGATGACGTGATCGTCGTGGCCTGGTCCTACGGCTCGAACGCCGCCTACGCCTATCTGCGCGCGCACGGCCATGACCGGATCGGCGGCCTTGCCATTCTCGACGAGTCGCCCAAGCCGATGCGCGATGCCGAGATGGGTTGGGGCGAAGGCAGCGCGGCGGAACTGTCGGCCTATCTGGGCATGCTGCGCGGCGGGCATGCCGAGTTCATGTCCGGCTATGCGCCGACGATGATCTCCCGCGAAACGACGGCCGAAGAGATGGACCGCATTCTCGCCTCAAGCCAGTCGACCGAGCCCCATGTCGCCTGGGCGCTGTTCGCCGACGGCGCGCTCGCCGACTGGCGCGAGGAGGCTCGCGCCATAGCGAGGGCGCGCCCCTACTGGAACGTCGTCAGTGAAGGCCACAAGGACGCGGCATCGGCGTGGCTGTCCGAAAACGCCCCCGCCGGCAAACTGTCGGTCTATCCCAGCCACATGATGTTCTGGGAATTCCCCGACCGGTTCAACCAGGATCTGCGGGCGTTCGCGGCCGAAGGAGGAAACGGCTCTTGA
- a CDS encoding Glu/Leu/Phe/Val dehydrogenase family protein, with protein MIAPSEHPDFDAHAAVCFLHDARTGARAIVALHRVDPTGTHPSVGGCRMRDYETTEEALGDVLRLSRGMSSKCAVTGLPFGGAKAVVLGVPKPAARPCVLDAVAGFVNSFGGRFRTGVDVGLSASDVEAMRTATPWMVGTGLIRPDALTADGVFATLKRAVRHRLGRDDLGGTTVGVQGLGKVGLRLARLLLDDGARVLGGDVDRAANEEAAGMGVEIVDPASLIGLDIEVFAPCALGGVIGPDTVGAIRASVIAGSANNQLATADLGDALHAKGIFYVPDYLANAGGLIAVAMQIEGHDEAWAHSRAAGLADRLDEIVATARSLDISIAAAAGRLAAERLAS; from the coding sequence TTGATCGCGCCATCCGAGCATCCCGATTTCGACGCCCACGCCGCGGTCTGCTTTCTGCACGATGCCCGCACGGGCGCCAGGGCGATCGTGGCCCTGCATCGGGTCGATCCGACGGGCACGCATCCAAGCGTCGGCGGATGCCGGATGCGGGACTATGAAACCACCGAAGAGGCGCTCGGGGACGTGCTGCGGCTGTCACGCGGCATGAGCAGCAAGTGCGCCGTCACGGGCCTTCCGTTCGGAGGGGCCAAGGCCGTCGTGCTCGGCGTGCCCAAACCCGCCGCCCGACCGTGCGTGCTCGATGCGGTGGCCGGTTTCGTCAACAGCTTCGGCGGCCGGTTTCGCACGGGCGTCGATGTCGGCCTGTCCGCGTCGGACGTCGAGGCGATGCGGACCGCGACACCCTGGATGGTCGGCACCGGGCTGATCCGCCCCGACGCGCTCACCGCTGACGGTGTCTTCGCGACCCTCAAACGCGCCGTGCGGCACCGGCTCGGGCGCGACGATCTCGGCGGAACGACCGTCGGCGTCCAGGGGCTGGGCAAGGTCGGCCTGCGTCTGGCGCGGCTGCTGCTTGACGATGGCGCGCGCGTGCTCGGAGGCGACGTCGACCGGGCCGCCAACGAGGAGGCCGCCGGCATGGGCGTCGAGATCGTCGATCCGGCGAGCCTGATCGGACTCGACATCGAGGTCTTCGCCCCGTGCGCCCTGGGCGGCGTCATCGGGCCGGACACCGTCGGAGCGATCAGGGCCAGCGTGATCGCCGGCTCGGCCAACAACCAGCTTGCGACCGCCGATCTGGGTGACGCGCTCCACGCCAAGGGTATATTCTACGTGCCCGACTATCTTGCCAATGCCGGCGGCCTGATCGCGGTCGCCATGCAGATCGAGGGCCATGACGAGGCCTGGGCGCACAGCCGGGCGGCGGGCCTTGCCGACCGTCTCGACGAGATCGTCGCCACCGCCCGAAGCCTCGATATCTCAATCGCGGCCGCCGCCGGGCGGCTCGCGGCGGAACGGCTCGCATCATGA
- a CDS encoding proline dehydrogenase family protein: MIRRTWQAAMIGLARSATAKRFMQSARATSFLRDKYVAGADISAGSARAVALIKGHGIRSSLFFMGEYVDDPALVAETVGHKLTAAEALAAADLDIHVSVDPTQIGQVVTPDEVEGHARTIAGRIGALAGNRQGVHCLMLDMEDASVTDVTIALHDTLQDAGLPVALTLQAYRRRTWDDMVRQVERGSRIRLVKGAFAAGPDLAFQTQREIKANSRRLIDLMLSSEARERGFYPIIATHDTALHEHAIAAARHNGWEPGTYEFEMLLGVREDVARDLAARGERVRLYVPFGRDWWPHAVRRIGENPRNAVLLARSLVT, translated from the coding sequence ATGATCCGTCGAACCTGGCAGGCCGCGATGATCGGCCTTGCCCGCTCCGCAACAGCGAAGCGTTTCATGCAGTCGGCGCGCGCCACATCCTTCCTGCGCGACAAATATGTTGCCGGCGCGGACATCTCGGCTGGAAGCGCCCGCGCCGTCGCCCTGATCAAGGGCCACGGTATCCGCTCGTCCCTGTTCTTCATGGGCGAATATGTCGACGATCCCGCGCTGGTCGCCGAGACCGTCGGGCACAAGCTCACCGCCGCCGAAGCGTTGGCGGCTGCCGATCTGGACATCCATGTCTCCGTCGATCCGACCCAGATCGGGCAGGTCGTCACGCCGGACGAGGTCGAAGGGCACGCACGCACCATCGCCGGGCGCATCGGCGCGCTTGCCGGCAACCGGCAGGGCGTGCACTGCCTGATGCTCGACATGGAGGATGCGAGCGTCACGGATGTGACGATCGCCCTTCACGACACGCTTCAGGATGCCGGCCTGCCGGTGGCGCTGACGCTTCAGGCCTACCGGCGAAGGACATGGGACGACATGGTTCGCCAGGTCGAGCGCGGCAGCCGGATCCGGTTGGTCAAGGGCGCCTTCGCCGCCGGGCCAGACCTGGCGTTCCAGACGCAGCGCGAGATCAAGGCCAATTCCCGGCGTCTGATCGACCTGATGCTGTCGTCAGAAGCGCGCGAACGTGGCTTCTATCCCATCATCGCCACCCACGACACGGCCCTGCACGAGCACGCCATCGCCGCCGCGCGGCACAATGGCTGGGAGCCGGGGACCTACGAGTTCGAGATGCTGCTGGGCGTGCGCGAGGACGTCGCCCGCGACCTTGCGGCGAGAGGCGAACGGGTCCGGCTCTATGTGCCCTTCGGCCGCGACTGGTGGCCCCACGCGGTGCGCCGAATTGGCGAGAACCCGCGAAACGCGGTCCTGCTCGCCCGCTCGCTCGTCACCTGA